GAAGGCCTTCGCTTTTTTCCTCTCTCAGCAAAGTGGCGACACTCCCTTCTTTTTGCTCAGCCGCGTTAGGATAAAGGGAAGAAAACATAAGTCTCATCGCTCTCAACCGAAGAATCTGAGCTGAATATTAGCTGTTAGACTGTCTACAAAGCCAGACGTATCATCGTGGGTCAACCTTGTATTTTCATCGGCATACCAGCACAATAACAGGGTGCCTTCTTATCTCTACTAGGGCACTCTTGTCGAGGTGTGTCCCTGTTTGACCTCAGCGGCAGCTCATACACTACAGAATCGAGGCCAAACATACGGCGGCAAGCCAGCTATACAGGCTGCCAGCCCCGTGCAAGCCAGCTTGCCAGCCGGGCTAggcgtgtgtgtgttttgtgttGGTGTTAGCAGCGGGCGTCGCCTAGCCAGCAGCCGACCGGGGCATTCCGACAGGGCCCCGCTCATATTCATCTTGTTTACTTCTCGCTGCccatgaagaagaaaaagagctGTCTTTCCAGCATGGAGCTGAGTGATATTGGAGAGAGGGTTTATGCCGCGGAGTCTCTTCTCAACAGAAGGATTCGAAGGGTAACTATTCTTCTTCaaattcttttcattcttttgtttcttctttgaCTCCtgtcttattattttcttttattcatcatcattatcatcatcatcatcatcttcctcttctttttcatcatcatcttctttttcttcttcctcttctttttttcatcataatcttcTTCTTAGCCctcacatttcttttgtttcttcttcCGTATTCTATGTTCCCTTTTCCTCCCcttcttatctttctttctttctttctttcttccttccttccttccttcctttctttctttctttctttctttctttctttcttgttctttatttctttctcttttttcgttcTTTTCTTCTGTCTTCTTTCCCCCAACTTCATCTTTGTTAATGTGCACTCGTCTCATTTTCCCGcccttttcattcattcttatTCACTTTCGAAGACAGTCAATAAACGGTGGATCGAAGTGTAATTACAAACTTTCTACATGGAAGCATTTTCGGCTTTATACTACCATCAATGTACTTATCGATTACCTCCACCCCTCCCCTCTCAATTTCTCTATCTTTTGGTTTCTTTGCCCCAAATGTGattgttttttcataatttctttctttatcttcacAGGGCAAAGCAGAATACCTTGTCAAGTGGAAGGGCTGGTCTATAAAGTAAGTATTAACATCCAATGTGGCGTTCtcttttaaaactttttttttttgggggggggggttgcctcCTAAACTGTCGTGTCACCGACAAAAAAAAGTGAATGGCAAAAGTTGTAAACTGTAGCCTAACTAATGACGAATTGTTGGGATTTCGATAACTTTTGTGGCTTctaaatgtgtttttttctttacaggTACAGTACTTGGGAACCAGAGGATAATATCATTGACAAAAGACTGCTGGAATCGTTCAAAAAGCGGTGAGTCACAAACGAGATTATGGGAAGAGGGAAAACTGTTATTAACTAGATATTATAGTCTGCGCATCGAAAGGgtaagagagaggggaagagagaagaaaaaaatctcttTCCAAAATGGCGCGCAAGCTGGGAACGTTAATAACTTTGTGTGCGTTGTAGTAAATGGCAGTGCTATAGTATGTTGGCTATGACTGTGGTGAGCGTGTGTATTGAAATGTGTGTGACGGCTAAGGGAGTTTGGGAGGGAATTTTTGTAAAAGGTGTTCAGTTTCGTATAGAAATGGGGGTTTATATTTCGTCTTTTTTTCGTTTGCAGCCGAAAAGAACTTGAAGGAACTGCAGGACATGGGACACCAGGTCGCAAGAAACGCAAATCTAAGGTATGTTTTAGATTTCGTTGTGTTTTCCACCCCTATCCAAACGACCATTTTTAGCCCCCCGCACCCGACATTTGCTAATTAAAACAATTCTAACGAATAAACGGAAAGTTCTTGTTCAAAACCCGCAAACGAACAAAATCTGCAATTATAGTGGAATACATTTCCCAAATGTTAATTATTTAGAGGTTTTCCATTGCCGAGAAATAACTTGAATATGGAGGAAAGTTCGTGAGGGAAAATTGCTCAGTGACTGGGAATACATTAATATACGTGCAAACATAGCGGGAGGCATGAGAGCGCACGTAAGCCATCGctattctctctctccccttcgGCGGCTGCTCCAACTAATAATAATGCACTGCGCATGTGCAGTGAGGAGATAGTGGCTTTAGAGTGCCATCTTCTTCTCTGTGCAATTACTCTTCGCATAATTTTACGTGTTAGAATATTGGTTGAACCGTGAGTATGTCCGCCACCGTGTTATCTCCCACAACTATTCGTACTGCAGCTTATTACGCTATTCATGGATTTTGATGACCAAAATTCAGCGCGTAGGCCCATTATAATGCATATTGGGAGCTCCGAGCTATAGGTCTTTGCTATGATGCAGTAAATTTGGTTACATATTGCGTTAATGACTCCATGACTCTATGGACTGTTATCCCGGCCAGCTGGTCAATTCAAGGGTCGGATCAGGGTCTTAGTATTAgcggcccggggggggggggcagtcaaatatattcgCTGTACACAtgctgacccccccccaaaaaaaaaagcgtTTTAAagcgggtttttttttcagttttggacgcgggccgcGCATGCACTCGTTAAGTTTATAACAAAcaacgatttaaaaaaaataggtggTTTTAAAAGACTGGCCGATGGTCGATCGCGAGGTCAAACGTACtatagggtatgtttttttttccaaaaaagcttttttttaagaccagccaaacgtgtttagggtatgttatTCCCCCAAGCTTTTGGGGGTTTAGGGGTCATTATTCTGGAGataacttgtttaggggccaaaacgtgtaaataaagcccgcgaaaaactaaATTTAGTtaagggggttattttgcacacagagaacaACCCGTTTAtaggggtgtttggaaataattttggtCACGCATCTGTACAGCAATACGGGGAGGGGGGTAGGAAGTTCTTGAGTGCAAACCAATAATGAAAAACGATATGGTCTATCCTGGTGCCTTCCCCTTATTTCTATTTCTGCATGTTCTGATTGGAAACAATCTTAAAACATCTTCGGTGATGAAACGGCGGGTTTTCTGTACGCGGGATGAATATGTCAGGTATTCCCTTCTAAATTCGTTGCCAGTGATGGTCTTACAACTCAGATGAAACATTTAATAGGCAATCTCCAGAAACCTTTAAAATCGTCACCACTGTATAACCCTAAATACTTACATATAAAATGATGTAAACAAAACTATGTCTGCTTATACCTACTTCAGATTTTGTCCGCGGTATCAGTTTTCTGATGTGATTGATGAAAATACACTTTACAGGCACAGTGTTTCTCATAAACAGGAAACGTGGAATGCAAACTAGTTTATTCGATATATTTTACTGAATGCTCATCTGTGGACGATGAGTGATATGTGGAAGGGATTAATGTCCTTCCCATGTTATTCAGTTCACATAATGACGAACTTTCCCTTTAGGACGCCGGATGACCGTATGGCAGAGATAATGTGATCAATTATTACTGCCCCACCCCCGGTCTATACGCCCCCTCCTTCGGTATAGACGCCCCTTGTCAccacctcccctccccctcctcttccCCCTCACCACAATCAGAAGTGACCTTTGGTTCAatactcatttaaggcaaatcTTTTGATAATGCGAAAAGGAAGGATTAGCAAAATagttttcccttttttgctGAATGATTAAAGTTTAATGGTTCAAGTATGTAGGCCATAACTTCTGTACTGTCTGATACACTATTTGTGATTGTGCACTATAAATTTAGATTAAAATCATGATCGACATTATAATGTAAACTAAACTTAAGTCTGACACGACTTAAAACTCCATTGTTGAGGCAGGCAAAGCGTTTTGGTTTCACCGAAAGTCATTATGCAAATTAATCTGTTTCAGTCAGCGATATGATGGCATTTAAGAAGTTAAGCATTCATTATAAATTACCAGAATTCAAAAGCAATCTTAATTTAAACTGAATATTTGCTGACTATCATAATGCACAAAGAAATTTAGGCATACAATTATTTTCTTATCGCCACTTTGAGCAAGATATA
This genomic window from Lytechinus variegatus isolate NC3 chromosome 10, Lvar_3.0, whole genome shotgun sequence contains:
- the LOC121423144 gene encoding chromobox protein homolog 8-like isoform X1, producing the protein MKKKKSCLSSMELSDIGERVYAAESLLNRRIRRGKAEYLVKWKGWSIKYSTWEPEDNIIDKRLLESFKKRRKELEGTAGHGTPGRKKRKSKVCFRFRCVFHPYPNDHF
- the LOC121423144 gene encoding chromobox protein homolog 8-like isoform X2; its protein translation is MKKKKSCLSSMELSDIGERVYAAESLLNRRIRRGKAEYLVKWKGWSIKYSTWEPEDNIIDKRLLESFKKRRKELEGTAGHGTPGRKKRKSKIGQYVTA